Proteins found in one Legionella pneumophila subsp. pascullei genomic segment:
- the lspG gene encoding GspG family T2SS major pseudopilin variant LspG, translating to MNRQKGFSLIEIMVVVVILGILASIVVPKIMGRPDEARKVKAKQDVLAIQNALDLYKLDNGSYPSTDQGLMALVEKPTSNPVPTNWKQYLKSLPKDPWGREYLYLNPGQHTDVDVFTYGAAGQPGGTGINAEIGNWDDHS from the coding sequence ATGAATCGGCAAAAAGGCTTCTCTTTGATCGAAATTATGGTTGTTGTCGTGATTTTAGGTATATTGGCATCTATCGTTGTTCCCAAAATCATGGGACGACCCGATGAAGCCCGTAAAGTCAAAGCAAAACAAGATGTTCTAGCCATTCAAAATGCACTTGATTTATACAAACTTGATAATGGTTCTTACCCCTCAACCGATCAAGGTCTAATGGCGCTCGTAGAAAAACCAACCAGCAATCCTGTTCCAACTAATTGGAAACAATATCTAAAATCATTACCAAAAGATCCATGGGGCAGAGAATACCTTTATTTAAACCCAGGACAACATACTGACGTCGATGTATTTACATATGGAGCAGCAGGACAACCTGGTGGAACAGGAATTAATGCAGAAATTGGTAACTGGGATGACCACTCATAA
- the lspH gene encoding GspH family T2SS minor pseudopilin variant LspH — MTTHKGFTLIEILIVIVIIGITLGFALIAFGDFGESRRIQFSAEQLANTLSLAHQQAILETSTLGLKIDNTSYQILKFQDKTGWNPISNKGIFKPCYFPKNVVINLKTNQKHTRGNPAIVIASSGDMTPFTIEFGTDKEKWIAKLTGSHNGDLDFTMAKSQ, encoded by the coding sequence ATGACCACTCATAAGGGTTTTACCCTGATAGAAATTCTTATTGTTATAGTAATTATAGGCATAACCCTGGGGTTTGCCTTAATTGCTTTTGGTGATTTTGGGGAAAGCAGGCGTATACAATTTTCAGCTGAACAATTGGCAAATACTCTAAGTCTGGCTCATCAACAGGCCATTTTAGAAACCAGTACCCTTGGGTTAAAAATTGATAATACCAGTTACCAAATTCTGAAATTTCAGGATAAGACAGGATGGAATCCCATATCCAATAAAGGAATTTTTAAACCCTGTTATTTTCCCAAAAACGTTGTGATTAACCTTAAAACGAATCAAAAACATACCCGGGGGAACCCTGCAATCGTTATAGCGTCATCTGGTGACATGACTCCTTTTACGATAGAATTTGGTACAGATAAGGAAAAATGGATAGCCAAACTGACAGGCAGCCATAATGGTGATTTGGATTTTACCATGGCAAAATCTCAATGA
- the lspF gene encoding GspF family T2SS innner membrane protein variant LspF produces MGAYQYQALKVNGNVSKGVIEADSERHARQLLREQGLIPTQVQTLTQQRAASSKSKITAADLALLTRQLATLLAAGIPVEESLRGVSEQTEKDKVRELIIGVRSKVLEGYGLAQAMAQYPNAFPELYRATVGSGEQTGRLDVVLEKLADYTEKQQKTRQKVQQALIYPLLMIIVSTAIISFLLTFVVPKIIDVFTESGQTLPPMTQLLINLSEFIKSYGLYTLVAIILALIGFKKSLSNIKIKTAWHQFMLKLPIVSYLVKTINVARYIHTFGILFAAGVSVLETMRVSSSLVTNVVMRQAFDLATLRVREGSGISEALKETKFISPMAIHLIASGEKSGQLSDMMERSASHLDNEVNRLIETSLTLLEPMVILLMGAVVLFIVLATLLPIFSMEQLVA; encoded by the coding sequence ATGGGCGCCTATCAATATCAAGCGCTAAAAGTCAATGGCAATGTCAGTAAAGGCGTGATAGAAGCTGACTCTGAACGTCATGCGCGTCAATTATTGCGAGAACAAGGACTAATTCCTACTCAAGTCCAAACCTTAACTCAGCAACGTGCTGCCAGCAGCAAAAGTAAAATTACTGCCGCTGATTTGGCTCTGCTGACCAGACAGCTGGCAACACTTCTGGCTGCAGGTATCCCCGTTGAAGAATCATTGCGTGGAGTCAGTGAGCAAACAGAAAAAGACAAAGTCAGAGAGCTTATCATCGGAGTTCGCTCTAAGGTATTGGAGGGATATGGTTTAGCTCAGGCAATGGCTCAATATCCCAATGCCTTCCCAGAACTATACCGGGCAACAGTAGGCTCAGGCGAGCAGACAGGACGTCTTGATGTCGTTTTAGAAAAATTAGCCGATTATACTGAAAAGCAACAGAAAACTAGACAAAAAGTGCAGCAAGCCTTGATTTACCCATTACTCATGATCATCGTTTCTACTGCCATTATCAGTTTTTTACTTACTTTTGTCGTTCCTAAAATTATTGATGTGTTCACCGAAAGTGGGCAAACACTACCACCAATGACTCAATTACTTATTAACTTAAGCGAATTTATCAAATCTTATGGTTTATATACTCTGGTGGCCATAATTCTGGCTCTGATTGGATTTAAAAAAAGCCTCAGTAATATAAAAATTAAAACAGCATGGCATCAATTCATGCTCAAACTACCTATCGTTTCTTATCTGGTGAAAACAATTAATGTTGCCCGATATATTCACACCTTTGGAATTCTATTTGCTGCAGGAGTCAGTGTACTTGAAACTATGCGTGTTTCTTCAAGTCTGGTAACCAATGTCGTCATGAGACAAGCTTTCGATTTAGCTACTCTGCGCGTCCGCGAAGGAAGTGGAATCAGTGAAGCGCTCAAAGAAACAAAATTTATTAGCCCTATGGCTATCCACCTGATAGCTAGTGGTGAAAAGAGTGGCCAACTTTCCGATATGATGGAACGATCTGCTTCTCATTTAGATAATGAGGTAAATCGACTGATTGAAACATCCTTAACTTTATTAGAGCCGATGGTTATTCTTTTAATGGGTGCTGTTGTTTTATTTATTGTACTTGCGACCTTATTACCTATTTTTTCAATGGAACAATTGGTTGCTTGA